A portion of the Limanda limanda chromosome 3, fLimLim1.1, whole genome shotgun sequence genome contains these proteins:
- the LOC132998370 gene encoding zinc finger protein 710-like — MARLVDIGTQTDPVVVLSLAQAAVLGLISQNEVFGATIAPNGFYTGEPKESPAPPVDGVDYEYADQLIGANGDYLGDNLGEDGQMQPSCSQRRWHQGPPQHPDVKMVGPDRHSLQAADVSLSHVKGEGVNSGLSSCVHILNNMAPRGGLVQVDPATLRGSTKSCVECEREVTNQPPANAHVHPPPSQVGHRGGEQGHRGLQAQRPMVGHGRVGRGDEEEVEHQGNNMMKPTQQDEAISSYFQTSEVGSYDSGEMGMGGEYEESGQSMMWTDGTGGAQHQQPPQPQPPRRHGGRRVDRLDINIQIDESYCVDVGDGLKRWKCRMCDKSYTSKYNLVTHILGHNGIKPHACPHCGKLFKQPSHLQTHLLTHQGTRPHKCTVCKKGFTQTSHLKRHMLQHTDVKPYSCRFCRRGFAYPSELRAHEVKHERGRCHVCSQCGMEFPTYAHLKRHQTSHQGPHTFQCTECNKSFAYRSQLQNHLLKHQSPRPYTCSQCGLEFVQLHHLRQHSLTHKGMKGHKCDVCSREFTLSANLKRHMLIHNSVRPFQCHVCFKSFIQKQTLKTHMIVHLPVKPFKCKVCGKSFNRMYNLLGHMHLHAGSKPFKCPYCTSKFNLKGNLSRHMKVKHGMEVSPEGQEVLPEMESQGEYEGQNFSFTSPDNMDNGGSQNLTKLTTANMEDMEEYYNFSKDTSSYTTP; from the exons ATGGCCAGGCTGGTGGACATAGGCACACAGACAGATCCAGTAGTTGTGCTGTCCTTGGCCCAGGCCGCCGTGCTAGGTCTCATCTCCCAGAATGAAGTGTTTGGAGCTACAATTGCACCCAACGGCTTCTATACTGGCGAACCCAAAGAGTCCCCCGCGCCCCCAGTAGACGGAGTCGACTACGAGTACGCAGACCAGCTTATCGGAGCCAACGGAGATTACTTAGGAGACAACTTGGGAGAAGACGGTCAGATGCAGCCCAGCTGTAGTCAGAGGAGGTGGCATCAGGGGCCACCCCAACATCCAGATGTGAAAATGGTTGGCCCCGACCGTCACAGCCTTCAGGCCGCTGACGTGTCCTTGTCCCACGTGAAGGGGGAAGGAGTAAACTCTGGATTGTCGTCCTGTGTCCACATTCTTAACAACATGGCTCCCAGAGGTGGTTTAGTACAAGTCGATCCAGCGACCCTTCGAGGCAGCACCAAGAGCTGTGTAGAGTGTGAGCGGGAGGTAACAAATCAGCCGCCAGCCAACGCACACGTTCACCCTCCGCCCTCACAGGTGGGCCATAGAGGAGGGGAGCAGGGCCACAGAGGACTGCAGGCCCAGCGTCCCATGGTGGGCCACGGTCGAGTTGGGCGAGgggatgaagaagaggtggaACACCAGGGGAACAACATGATGAAGCCCACACAGCAGGATGAAGCCATCAGCAGCTACTTCCAGACCAGTGAAGTGGGCAGCTATGATTCGGGAGAAATGGGAATGGGGGGCGAGTACGAAGAGAGCGGCCAGAGCATGATGTGGACAGATGGGACTGGAGGAGCGCAGCACCAGCAGCCTCCACAACCACAGCCGCCTCGTCGGCACGGCGGCCGCCGAGTAGATCGGCTCGATATCAACATCCAGATTGACGAATCTTATTGCGTAGATGTGGGAGACGGTCTTAAGCGTTGGAAGTGCCGCATGTGTGATAAATCGTACACTTCCAAATACAACTTGGTCACACACATCCTGGGCCACAATGGCATCAAACCACACGCCTGTCCTCACTGCGGGAAGCTGTTCAAGCAGCCCAGTCACCTCCAAACCCACCTGCTAACCCACCAAGGCACGCGGCCCCACAAGTGCACCGTCTGCAAGAAAGGCTTCACCCAAACCAGCCACCTGAAGCGACACATGCTCCAGCACACCGACGTCAAGCCCTACAGCTGCCGCTTCTGCCGCCGAGGATTTGCCTATCCCAGCGAATTGCGAGCACATGAAGTGAAGCATGAGCGGGGTCGCTGCCACGTGTGCTCACAGTGCGGCATGGAGTTCCCGACCTACGCCCACCTCAAGCGCCACCAGACAAGCCACCAGGGCCCCCACACCTTCCAGTGCACAGAGTGCAACAAGTCGTTTGCGTACCGTAGCCAGCTCCAGAACCACCTCCTGAAGCACCAGAGCCCAAGGCCTTACACCTGCTCCCAGTGCGGCCTGGAGTTTGTTCAACTCCACCACCTTCGTcagcactcactcactcataaG GGAATGAAAGGCCACAAGTGTGACGTGTGTTCACGAGAGTTCACCCTGTCTGCCAACCTGAAGAGGCACATGCTCATCCACAACAGCGTCCGACCCTTCCAGTGTCACGTCTGCTTCAAAAGCTTCATCCAGAAACAGACCCTCAAGACGCACATGATCGTCCACCTACCTGTCAAGCCATTCAAGTGCAAG gtatGTGGCAAGTCTTTCAACAGAATGTACAACCTGCTGGGCCACATGCACCTCCACGCTGGGAGTAAGCCTTTCAAGTGTCCTTACTGCACCAGTAAGTTCAACCTGAAGGGGAACCTCAGCAGGCACATGAAGGTCAAACATGGGATGGAGGTTTCACCAGAGGGACAAG AAGTCCTTCCAGAAATGGAGAGCCAGGGGGAGTATGAAGGACAGAACTTCAGCTTTACTTCACCAGACAATATGGACAATGGTGGCTCCCAAAACCTCACGAAACTAACCACAGCAAACATGGAAGACATGGAGGAGTATTACAACTTCAGCAAGGATACGAGCAGCTACACTACACCCTGA